The Rhopalosiphum maidis isolate BTI-1 chromosome 4, ASM367621v3, whole genome shotgun sequence region TATCACTACTGACATTTTTACTTTCTGCATACTCTTCAGTCATATTCTTTTGCAACCATTGTTGAGACTCTTCCATGACTTGACGCATATCCACATTTATTACTTCAACTTGCTTTATTTGAGTTTTACCAGGATCACTAAGTTGTTTCAactgtcataaaaaaaatattaaatgataaattaaattatatgtaatatgcatattgcatACATAAATGCTTaggtaatattcatattttttataagaattgtATAAGCATTAAACATACAGCATTTGAGTCTAGAATTAGTTTTGTTTCATCCTCTTCATAAAGGTCAGATTCACTAGGTTCAGAACAATACACAGGTCCATAAACCCTGTCGTCATCTTCAATTATGCTGGTATTAGTTTGTATTTCAGGCAAATCAAATCCAGCAATAGGCTCTACATCAAGTacttcatttattttgtttaatcctAAGAAATCGCCATCTTCTTGATCATCGTCATCATCAGCttcattttcaacttcaattgGTTTAGTTTCAAAACACTTAATTTCTAATGTTTTGGGTTTAGGggtttctttaatatttctaattgtaCGCATCGTCGCCCTAGGAACCATTGATATAGTCGTTGAAGCTTtgcttgtttttttatttttgggatCAGGCAACATAGAGAATAAGCCACATCCGCTCTGTAAAAccagaaaacaaatttattcagaatgtatgatatacaaaattaattagtgtAAAGGTACGTTTTCCCTGCAGCGTCAAAGAGTTGAACAGCACGATGTCATGACGCTGTGTCCAGACGCTTACTATGTCCAGACCAGTAGTTGACAATAGACACTGCGTCTGGACGTTGTAGGGACATCATACCTTAAGACAATTTCAtgataatagacaatagtcaatattataataaacagggTAGAAATATTGAACCATACAACATTAtactttgataattttaaattttagttatgaaATGACTTATTCCAAGCCTtgcagtatattaaaaatttattttgttccaAAGAATACTACACTAATGGATAACTAAGGATCTAACCTAAtaccaacatttattttctctaTCTATGTGCATAATATAGGAACAAAGTTATTCTGTAATTCTACAAATAAGACTCTTTGGTTTAACTTAGGGCAAAtgcacctattatatattttataaagaagaatATTTCCTATGCATTACacgaataaatttttaatattttcattcttgaataaattataaatggttaaaaataatcaaaattaatttaaattaaaatatgcttatatttataaaaaaaaatattaaaaacgatcAAATCAATGCACAGGAAATattcttctttataaaatatataataggtgcaTTTACCCTAAACTAAACCAGAGAGTTGTAATCGTGGAAATACGGAATGTCTTTATTCCTATATAATGTGCGAGATAGatagagaaaaaaatgttcatgtgACAGCTCCTTAGgcctcaataataaaataaataatccaaaattgtttagatttgagtacactttaaattattcataaacaatTGAAACTTACATTTGAAggtttgataattttacattttggttGATAATCATCATCTTCAtcataaaactacaaaaattaaaaatcaattaaaatcaaaatatcaactaTTTATACAAAGTTTTAATTCATGTATAAGTACTTCATTTAATGaaggaattattattttgacttttcCTCCAGTTTTAGGTTTAGGTAATGTCGGAAATAAAGGAATTTCTTTTTTCTCTTGAATGCTATTGACCAATGGTTTTGTTCGTACCACTGGTTTTTCTTCGTCAACTGAATCATAATCatctattgtttttaagttttcaataGATTTGGGTTCAGGCAATGATAAAAATGGTTTACTATCAACTGTATTAGTCACTGCTTTTACAACAGTGGGTGATGGCTTTATTTCTTCACCATTATCGTCATCTGAATCACAATCACTGTCTGCGTACGCTACGAGCGACATTATACTAACAAACcacaatcaaatatatatctacattatgttaatgttaacacaaaacaaaaactcaaatacttactttatattacttgaatgtttacttttaattgtagaaaattgtaaatatgctTATATGTATcgattaaataagtattgtatagtttgtatttaacataatattgttattattttaaacaattaaaattaaatatttaaatctattaatgttataaataattgagttgtgtgtttttaactaaaaagtgattgtaaaaaaataacattgataaTTGAATGCATTTAGTACACTATCATTCCATATCTGTAACCGTAATGCAGTGTCACCAATCTAACCTTAAGATAATATGTTTCCACTCTTCACATCTTTCAATAGTATAGTAGTTTTTCATTCTTCTATAATATGAcactaatttaaatgtatagtgtCATGGTTAATCATTCATTTTCgttatttgaatacaaaattcaCCAAAAGTTTATTTCAgggtttagaaaaaattaaaaaaaaaaaatccatgatATTTTATCTGTTTAATTAAGTTGTACGGTATACGCTTTTGTGTTGCCAATAGCCAGTAGgtacacaatttatatacctattaggtattattaattatttaattatatattaaaacttaccaatatttactatttagttaaaatattttataattctatttttcaaaattttgtaatagatgaacaataataaataaacaaattaatcaaaatatttttattgaataaataataatttaataactttaaaataaatacatattgctATTCtacaaaatcaaaagttaaaacattgtagtcttaataacattttattaaattataatacatatttaaaataattttatgtaggtgtaacatttattattttacttaatgacgtatttttttaagctatataaaatagataccatatattattatatactatgatatactatatagttgcctattcgatattatatttttaatacttaggtgtattatttgtacatttaataatattatttatcgtctTAGCTGTTTTACAAACTTGTTTTACTTCAATTGGTGACAAATTCTATAAATGAGGTCTTGTAGTTGCGGTGTATTTATGTCGAGCCTTATGTAAGATATAATCTAAGtactaaatgtatttcaatggTATAACCAGGATTTCAATGTATACAGGAGGGTGttaacaattcattttttaggAAAGGATTAACTAGAATCCTTATAGTTATAAGTCTGATATGTTGAAGTAGTtagtatattcaattttaaactttttcagtaatctttatatacattacaactgttttaaatgattagtttcatcttaataatacattcacaGAATactaaaagaatttttaatgttcCTGAAAACTCCACAGAATTACTACCTTAACCCATCGGTTATACCATTGAAATGTTTAACGAAATGGTGGGCgaatcatcattatttataatattcttagttttaataattcaaaataatctaaatttattttatatgttttaaataggtagatatataatgttgtatcaatgtaaatcataataaagtgaaataaaaattcgatatttatgtgaatttacatttaatattcataccaTAAGTTTTTACATTCAATAAGCAATATGTAGcgcttttaaacaaatattattgcatttttacatTGGAACAAAGCCGATCATTATTTATCGCCACTCTTTATC contains the following coding sequences:
- the LOC113549585 gene encoding proline-rich protein PRCC — encoded protein: MSLVAYADSDCDSDDDNGEEIKPSPTVVKAVTNTVDSKPFLSLPEPKSIENLKTIDDYDSVDEEKPVVRTKPLVNSIQEKKEIPLFPTLPKPKTGGKVKIIIPSLNEFYDEDDDYQPKCKIIKPSNSGCGLFSMLPDPKNKKTSKASTTISMVPRATMRTIRNIKETPKPKTLEIKCFETKPIEVENEADDDDDQEDGDFLGLNKINEVLDVEPIAGFDLPEIQTNTSIIEDDDRVYGPVYCSEPSESDLYEEDETKLILDSNALKQLSDPGKTQIKQVEVINVDMRQVMEESQQWLQKNMTEEYAESKNVSSDINISGQSKRKHQITYLAQQAKANELKLKNMWAENRMTRKQTQAKYGF